The following proteins come from a genomic window of Musa acuminata AAA Group cultivar baxijiao chromosome BXJ1-7, Cavendish_Baxijiao_AAA, whole genome shotgun sequence:
- the LOC135678404 gene encoding carboxyl-terminal-processing peptidase 2, chloroplastic-like isoform X1 — translation MESNVASSSSSTFASRSLLLAVCGARMNISKKNANPHHHRHSFPVRNPPGCPLDLSGDLMRKSIKSYQDQRMYNDRAIGSEVLWRLKAHSVNVGNFAVPLQCAAFGSKRRTKFYKTIRGAGETLLSSSILQASWGHKKIHVWYVPSPFSFGNLVGVHAKIQTLISRKKEFKHNICIFFTRVVITAMLAISLSVTINKSPAWALTEENLLFLEAWRTVDRAYVDKSFNRQSWFRYRENALRNEPMNTREETYRAIKKMLSTLDDPFTRFLEPEKFKSLRSGTQGALTGVGLSIGYPLVLNGSPTGLIVVSSAPGGPADKAGIVSGDIILAIDDESTEDMDIYDAAERLQGTEGSSVKLVIHSGPEIKDVVLRREKVTFNPVKTRLCEITRSGAEKSRIGYIKLTSFNQNASGAVKDAIETLRSNGVKAFVLDLRNNSGGLFPEGIEIAKIWLDKGVIVYICDNRGVRDIYEADGSNTVAASEPLTVLVNKGTASASEILAGALKDNRRAVLYGEPTFGKGKIQSVFELSDGSGLAVTVARYETPAHTNIDKVGIKPDHPLPTPFPTDEEEFCSCLKDPSSPCNLSSSQLFSR, via the exons ATGGAGTCCAACGtcgcttcctcctcttcttctacctTCGCCTCTCGTTCGCTTCTTCTCGCGGTCTGCGGCGCTCGGATGAATATCAGCAAGAAGAACGCTAACCCCCATCACCACCGTCATTCTTTCCCCGTCCGAAACCCTCCCGGTTGTCCCCTT GATTTATCAGGAGATTTGATGAGGAAATCCATCAAATCGTACCAAGATCAACGGATGTACAATGATCGTGCAATAGGGTCAGAG GTTCTGTGGAGACTTAAAGCCCATAGTGTCAATGTTGGCAATTTTGCTGTCCCACTTCAGTGTGCAGCCTTTGGCTCTAAGAGAAGAACAAAATTCTATAAAACCATAAGAGGTGCTGGTGAAACTTTGTTATCTAGCTCCATTCTACAGGCATCATGGGGACACAAGAAAATACATGTTTGGTATGTACCATCACCATTCAGCTTTGGCAATCTCGTGGGAGTCCATGCCAAGATTCAAACGCTAATAAGTCGGAAAAAGGAATTCAAGCACAATATCTGCATTTTTTTCACTCGCGTGGTCATCACTGCAATGCTTGCCATATCATTGTCGGTAACTATCAATAAGTCACCCGCAT GGGCACTTACTGAAGAAAATCTCCTTTTTCTTGAGGCATGGAGGACAGTGGATCGTGCATACGTAGATAAAAGCTTCAACAGGCAAAGTTGGTTTCGTTATCGGGAAAATGCACTTCGCAATGAACCAATGAACACACGGGAGGAAACAT ATAGGGCAATAAAGAAAATGCTTTCAACACTGGATGATCCTTTTACCCGCTTTCTGGAACCtgagaagttcaagagcttgcgg TCTGGCACACAAGGTGCTCTTACTGGTGTAGGACTGTCAATCGGCTATCCTTTAGTGCTCAATGGATCGCCTACAGGGCTTATCGTTGTCTCATCAGCTCCAGGAGGTCCTGCTGACAAAGCTGGCATTGTATCTGGGGATATCATCTTGGCAATTGATGATGAAAGTACAGAAGACATGGATATATATGATGCTGCTGAGCGACTACA GGGAACTGAAGGAAGCTCAGTAAAATTAGTCATTCACAGTGGACCTGAGATTAAGGACGTGGTCCTGAG GCGTGAAAAAGTTACATTCAACCCGGTCAAGACAAGGCTGTGTGAGATTACAAGATCAGGAGCAGAGAAATCCAGGATTGGGTACATAAAACTGACATCCTTTAATCAAAATGCCTCGG GAGCAGTCAAGGATGCCATAGAAACTTTAAGAAGCAATGGTGTGAAAGCCTTTGTGTTGGATCTCCGAAACAATAG TGGTGGCCTTTTCCCAGAAGGAATCGAGATTGCAAAAATTTG GTTGGACAAAGGTGTTATTGTGTATATATGTGATAACCGTGGTGTTCGAGATATTTATGAGGCTGATGGAAGCAATACTGTTGCAGCATCTGAACCGTTAACTGTGCTG GTGAACAAAGGAACTGCAAGCGCAAGTGAAATATTAGCTGGAGCACTAAAGGACAATAGAAGGGCAGTATTATATGGGGAACCTACTTTTGGAAAAGG AAAAATACAGTCAGTTTTTGAGCTTTCTGATGGCTCTGGATTAGCTGTTACAGTGGCTCGGTATGAAACCCCTGCTCACACTAATATTGACAAG GTTGGCATCAAGCCAGACCACCCCCTTCCAACACCTTTTCCGACAGATGAAGAAGAATTTTGCAGCTGCCTCAAGGATCCTTCCTCTCCTTGCAATCTTAGTAGTTCCCAGCTATTTTCGAGATGA
- the LOC135678404 gene encoding carboxyl-terminal-processing peptidase 2, chloroplastic-like isoform X6 produces MGTQENTCLVCTITIQLWQSRGSPCQDSNANKSEKGIQAQYLHFFHSRGHHCNACHIIVGALTEENLLFLEAWRTVDRAYVDKSFNRQSWFRYRENALRNEPMNTREETYRAIKKMLSTLDDPFTRFLEPEKFKSLRSGTQGALTGVGLSIGYPLVLNGSPTGLIVVSSAPGGPADKAGIVSGDIILAIDDESTEDMDIYDAAERLQGTEGSSVKLVIHSGPEIKDVVLRREKVTFNPVKTRLCEITRSGAEKSRIGYIKLTSFNQNASGAVKDAIETLRSNGVKAFVLDLRNNSGGLFPEGIEIAKIWLDKGVIVYICDNRGVRDIYEADGSNTVAASEPLTVLVNKGTASASEILAGALKDNRRAVLYGEPTFGKGKIQSVFELSDGSGLAVTVARYETPAHTNIDKVGIKPDHPLPTPFPTDEEEFCSCLKDPSSPCNLSSSQLFSR; encoded by the exons ATGGGGACACAAGAAAATACATGTTTGGTATGTACCATCACCATTCAGCTTTGGCAATCTCGTGGGAGTCCATGCCAAGATTCAAACGCTAATAAGTCGGAAAAAGGAATTCAAGCACAATATCTGCATTTTTTTCACTCGCGTGGTCATCACTGCAATGCTTGCCATATCATTGTCG GGGCACTTACTGAAGAAAATCTCCTTTTTCTTGAGGCATGGAGGACAGTGGATCGTGCATACGTAGATAAAAGCTTCAACAGGCAAAGTTGGTTTCGTTATCGGGAAAATGCACTTCGCAATGAACCAATGAACACACGGGAGGAAACAT ATAGGGCAATAAAGAAAATGCTTTCAACACTGGATGATCCTTTTACCCGCTTTCTGGAACCtgagaagttcaagagcttgcgg TCTGGCACACAAGGTGCTCTTACTGGTGTAGGACTGTCAATCGGCTATCCTTTAGTGCTCAATGGATCGCCTACAGGGCTTATCGTTGTCTCATCAGCTCCAGGAGGTCCTGCTGACAAAGCTGGCATTGTATCTGGGGATATCATCTTGGCAATTGATGATGAAAGTACAGAAGACATGGATATATATGATGCTGCTGAGCGACTACA GGGAACTGAAGGAAGCTCAGTAAAATTAGTCATTCACAGTGGACCTGAGATTAAGGACGTGGTCCTGAG GCGTGAAAAAGTTACATTCAACCCGGTCAAGACAAGGCTGTGTGAGATTACAAGATCAGGAGCAGAGAAATCCAGGATTGGGTACATAAAACTGACATCCTTTAATCAAAATGCCTCGG GAGCAGTCAAGGATGCCATAGAAACTTTAAGAAGCAATGGTGTGAAAGCCTTTGTGTTGGATCTCCGAAACAATAG TGGTGGCCTTTTCCCAGAAGGAATCGAGATTGCAAAAATTTG GTTGGACAAAGGTGTTATTGTGTATATATGTGATAACCGTGGTGTTCGAGATATTTATGAGGCTGATGGAAGCAATACTGTTGCAGCATCTGAACCGTTAACTGTGCTG GTGAACAAAGGAACTGCAAGCGCAAGTGAAATATTAGCTGGAGCACTAAAGGACAATAGAAGGGCAGTATTATATGGGGAACCTACTTTTGGAAAAGG AAAAATACAGTCAGTTTTTGAGCTTTCTGATGGCTCTGGATTAGCTGTTACAGTGGCTCGGTATGAAACCCCTGCTCACACTAATATTGACAAG GTTGGCATCAAGCCAGACCACCCCCTTCCAACACCTTTTCCGACAGATGAAGAAGAATTTTGCAGCTGCCTCAAGGATCCTTCCTCTCCTTGCAATCTTAGTAGTTCCCAGCTATTTTCGAGATGA
- the LOC135678404 gene encoding carboxyl-terminal-processing peptidase 2, chloroplastic-like isoform X3 has translation MESNVASSSSSTFASRSLLLAVCGARMNISKKNANPHHHRHSFPVRNPPGCPLDLSGDLMRKSIKSYQDQRMYNDRAIGSEVLWRLKAHSVNVGNFAVPLQCAAFGSKRRTKFYKTIRGAGETLLSSSILQASWGHKKIHVWYVPSPFSFGNLVGVHAKIQTLISRKKEFKHNICIFFTRVVITAMLAISLSVTINKSPAWALTEENLLFLEAWRTVDRAYVDKSFNRQSWFRYRENALRNEPMNTREETYRAIKKMLSTLDDPFTRFLEPEKFKSLRSGTQGALTGVGLSIGYPLVLNGSPTGLIVVSSAPGGPADKAGIVSGDIILAIDDESTEDMDIYDAAERLQGTEGSSVKLVIHSGPEIKDVVLRREKVTFNPVKTRLCEITRSGAEKSRIGYIKLTSFNQNASGAVKDAIETLRSNGVKAFVLDLRNNRLDKGVIVYICDNRGVRDIYEADGSNTVAASEPLTVLVNKGTASASEILAGALKDNRRAVLYGEPTFGKGKIQSVFELSDGSGLAVTVARYETPAHTNIDKVGIKPDHPLPTPFPTDEEEFCSCLKDPSSPCNLSSSQLFSR, from the exons ATGGAGTCCAACGtcgcttcctcctcttcttctacctTCGCCTCTCGTTCGCTTCTTCTCGCGGTCTGCGGCGCTCGGATGAATATCAGCAAGAAGAACGCTAACCCCCATCACCACCGTCATTCTTTCCCCGTCCGAAACCCTCCCGGTTGTCCCCTT GATTTATCAGGAGATTTGATGAGGAAATCCATCAAATCGTACCAAGATCAACGGATGTACAATGATCGTGCAATAGGGTCAGAG GTTCTGTGGAGACTTAAAGCCCATAGTGTCAATGTTGGCAATTTTGCTGTCCCACTTCAGTGTGCAGCCTTTGGCTCTAAGAGAAGAACAAAATTCTATAAAACCATAAGAGGTGCTGGTGAAACTTTGTTATCTAGCTCCATTCTACAGGCATCATGGGGACACAAGAAAATACATGTTTGGTATGTACCATCACCATTCAGCTTTGGCAATCTCGTGGGAGTCCATGCCAAGATTCAAACGCTAATAAGTCGGAAAAAGGAATTCAAGCACAATATCTGCATTTTTTTCACTCGCGTGGTCATCACTGCAATGCTTGCCATATCATTGTCGGTAACTATCAATAAGTCACCCGCAT GGGCACTTACTGAAGAAAATCTCCTTTTTCTTGAGGCATGGAGGACAGTGGATCGTGCATACGTAGATAAAAGCTTCAACAGGCAAAGTTGGTTTCGTTATCGGGAAAATGCACTTCGCAATGAACCAATGAACACACGGGAGGAAACAT ATAGGGCAATAAAGAAAATGCTTTCAACACTGGATGATCCTTTTACCCGCTTTCTGGAACCtgagaagttcaagagcttgcgg TCTGGCACACAAGGTGCTCTTACTGGTGTAGGACTGTCAATCGGCTATCCTTTAGTGCTCAATGGATCGCCTACAGGGCTTATCGTTGTCTCATCAGCTCCAGGAGGTCCTGCTGACAAAGCTGGCATTGTATCTGGGGATATCATCTTGGCAATTGATGATGAAAGTACAGAAGACATGGATATATATGATGCTGCTGAGCGACTACA GGGAACTGAAGGAAGCTCAGTAAAATTAGTCATTCACAGTGGACCTGAGATTAAGGACGTGGTCCTGAG GCGTGAAAAAGTTACATTCAACCCGGTCAAGACAAGGCTGTGTGAGATTACAAGATCAGGAGCAGAGAAATCCAGGATTGGGTACATAAAACTGACATCCTTTAATCAAAATGCCTCGG GAGCAGTCAAGGATGCCATAGAAACTTTAAGAAGCAATGGTGTGAAAGCCTTTGTGTTGGATCTCCGAAACAATAG GTTGGACAAAGGTGTTATTGTGTATATATGTGATAACCGTGGTGTTCGAGATATTTATGAGGCTGATGGAAGCAATACTGTTGCAGCATCTGAACCGTTAACTGTGCTG GTGAACAAAGGAACTGCAAGCGCAAGTGAAATATTAGCTGGAGCACTAAAGGACAATAGAAGGGCAGTATTATATGGGGAACCTACTTTTGGAAAAGG AAAAATACAGTCAGTTTTTGAGCTTTCTGATGGCTCTGGATTAGCTGTTACAGTGGCTCGGTATGAAACCCCTGCTCACACTAATATTGACAAG GTTGGCATCAAGCCAGACCACCCCCTTCCAACACCTTTTCCGACAGATGAAGAAGAATTTTGCAGCTGCCTCAAGGATCCTTCCTCTCCTTGCAATCTTAGTAGTTCCCAGCTATTTTCGAGATGA
- the LOC135678404 gene encoding carboxyl-terminal-processing peptidase 2, chloroplastic-like isoform X5, translating into MESNVASSSSSTFASRSLLLAVCGARMNISKKNANPHHHRHSFPVRNPPGCPLVLWRLKAHSVNVGNFAVPLQCAAFGSKRRTKFYKTIRGAGETLLSSSILQASWGHKKIHVWYVPSPFSFGNLVGVHAKIQTLISRKKEFKHNICIFFTRVVITAMLAISLSVTINKSPAWALTEENLLFLEAWRTVDRAYVDKSFNRQSWFRYRENALRNEPMNTREETYRAIKKMLSTLDDPFTRFLEPEKFKSLRSGTQGALTGVGLSIGYPLVLNGSPTGLIVVSSAPGGPADKAGIVSGDIILAIDDESTEDMDIYDAAERLQGTEGSSVKLVIHSGPEIKDVVLRREKVTFNPVKTRLCEITRSGAEKSRIGYIKLTSFNQNASGAVKDAIETLRSNGVKAFVLDLRNNSGGLFPEGIEIAKIWLDKGVIVYICDNRGVRDIYEADGSNTVAASEPLTVLVNKGTASASEILAGALKDNRRAVLYGEPTFGKGKIQSVFELSDGSGLAVTVARYETPAHTNIDKVGIKPDHPLPTPFPTDEEEFCSCLKDPSSPCNLSSSQLFSR; encoded by the exons ATGGAGTCCAACGtcgcttcctcctcttcttctacctTCGCCTCTCGTTCGCTTCTTCTCGCGGTCTGCGGCGCTCGGATGAATATCAGCAAGAAGAACGCTAACCCCCATCACCACCGTCATTCTTTCCCCGTCCGAAACCCTCCCGGTTGTCCCCTT GTTCTGTGGAGACTTAAAGCCCATAGTGTCAATGTTGGCAATTTTGCTGTCCCACTTCAGTGTGCAGCCTTTGGCTCTAAGAGAAGAACAAAATTCTATAAAACCATAAGAGGTGCTGGTGAAACTTTGTTATCTAGCTCCATTCTACAGGCATCATGGGGACACAAGAAAATACATGTTTGGTATGTACCATCACCATTCAGCTTTGGCAATCTCGTGGGAGTCCATGCCAAGATTCAAACGCTAATAAGTCGGAAAAAGGAATTCAAGCACAATATCTGCATTTTTTTCACTCGCGTGGTCATCACTGCAATGCTTGCCATATCATTGTCGGTAACTATCAATAAGTCACCCGCAT GGGCACTTACTGAAGAAAATCTCCTTTTTCTTGAGGCATGGAGGACAGTGGATCGTGCATACGTAGATAAAAGCTTCAACAGGCAAAGTTGGTTTCGTTATCGGGAAAATGCACTTCGCAATGAACCAATGAACACACGGGAGGAAACAT ATAGGGCAATAAAGAAAATGCTTTCAACACTGGATGATCCTTTTACCCGCTTTCTGGAACCtgagaagttcaagagcttgcgg TCTGGCACACAAGGTGCTCTTACTGGTGTAGGACTGTCAATCGGCTATCCTTTAGTGCTCAATGGATCGCCTACAGGGCTTATCGTTGTCTCATCAGCTCCAGGAGGTCCTGCTGACAAAGCTGGCATTGTATCTGGGGATATCATCTTGGCAATTGATGATGAAAGTACAGAAGACATGGATATATATGATGCTGCTGAGCGACTACA GGGAACTGAAGGAAGCTCAGTAAAATTAGTCATTCACAGTGGACCTGAGATTAAGGACGTGGTCCTGAG GCGTGAAAAAGTTACATTCAACCCGGTCAAGACAAGGCTGTGTGAGATTACAAGATCAGGAGCAGAGAAATCCAGGATTGGGTACATAAAACTGACATCCTTTAATCAAAATGCCTCGG GAGCAGTCAAGGATGCCATAGAAACTTTAAGAAGCAATGGTGTGAAAGCCTTTGTGTTGGATCTCCGAAACAATAG TGGTGGCCTTTTCCCAGAAGGAATCGAGATTGCAAAAATTTG GTTGGACAAAGGTGTTATTGTGTATATATGTGATAACCGTGGTGTTCGAGATATTTATGAGGCTGATGGAAGCAATACTGTTGCAGCATCTGAACCGTTAACTGTGCTG GTGAACAAAGGAACTGCAAGCGCAAGTGAAATATTAGCTGGAGCACTAAAGGACAATAGAAGGGCAGTATTATATGGGGAACCTACTTTTGGAAAAGG AAAAATACAGTCAGTTTTTGAGCTTTCTGATGGCTCTGGATTAGCTGTTACAGTGGCTCGGTATGAAACCCCTGCTCACACTAATATTGACAAG GTTGGCATCAAGCCAGACCACCCCCTTCCAACACCTTTTCCGACAGATGAAGAAGAATTTTGCAGCTGCCTCAAGGATCCTTCCTCTCCTTGCAATCTTAGTAGTTCCCAGCTATTTTCGAGATGA
- the LOC135678404 gene encoding carboxyl-terminal-processing peptidase 2, chloroplastic-like isoform X2, with amino-acid sequence MESNVASSSSSTFASRSLLLAVCGARMNISKKNANPHHHRHSFPVRNPPGCPLDLSGDLMRKSIKSYQDQRMYNDRAIGSEVLWRLKAHSVNVGNFAVPLQCAAFGSKRRTKFYKTIRGAGETLLSSSILQASWGHKKIHVWYVPSPFSFGNLVGVHAKIQTLISRKKEFKHNICIFFTRVVITAMLAISLSVTINKSPAWALTEENLLFLEAWRTVDRAYVDKSFNRQSWFRYRENALRNEPMNTREETYRAIKKMLSTLDDPFTRFLEPEKFKSLRSGTQGALTGVGLSIGYPLVLNGSPTGLIVVSSAPGGPADKAGIVSGDIILAIDDESTEDMDIYDAAERLQGTEGSSVKLVIHSGPEIKDVVLRREKVTFNPVKTRLCEITRSGAEKSRIGYIKLTSFNQNASVKDAIETLRSNGVKAFVLDLRNNSGGLFPEGIEIAKIWLDKGVIVYICDNRGVRDIYEADGSNTVAASEPLTVLVNKGTASASEILAGALKDNRRAVLYGEPTFGKGKIQSVFELSDGSGLAVTVARYETPAHTNIDKVGIKPDHPLPTPFPTDEEEFCSCLKDPSSPCNLSSSQLFSR; translated from the exons ATGGAGTCCAACGtcgcttcctcctcttcttctacctTCGCCTCTCGTTCGCTTCTTCTCGCGGTCTGCGGCGCTCGGATGAATATCAGCAAGAAGAACGCTAACCCCCATCACCACCGTCATTCTTTCCCCGTCCGAAACCCTCCCGGTTGTCCCCTT GATTTATCAGGAGATTTGATGAGGAAATCCATCAAATCGTACCAAGATCAACGGATGTACAATGATCGTGCAATAGGGTCAGAG GTTCTGTGGAGACTTAAAGCCCATAGTGTCAATGTTGGCAATTTTGCTGTCCCACTTCAGTGTGCAGCCTTTGGCTCTAAGAGAAGAACAAAATTCTATAAAACCATAAGAGGTGCTGGTGAAACTTTGTTATCTAGCTCCATTCTACAGGCATCATGGGGACACAAGAAAATACATGTTTGGTATGTACCATCACCATTCAGCTTTGGCAATCTCGTGGGAGTCCATGCCAAGATTCAAACGCTAATAAGTCGGAAAAAGGAATTCAAGCACAATATCTGCATTTTTTTCACTCGCGTGGTCATCACTGCAATGCTTGCCATATCATTGTCGGTAACTATCAATAAGTCACCCGCAT GGGCACTTACTGAAGAAAATCTCCTTTTTCTTGAGGCATGGAGGACAGTGGATCGTGCATACGTAGATAAAAGCTTCAACAGGCAAAGTTGGTTTCGTTATCGGGAAAATGCACTTCGCAATGAACCAATGAACACACGGGAGGAAACAT ATAGGGCAATAAAGAAAATGCTTTCAACACTGGATGATCCTTTTACCCGCTTTCTGGAACCtgagaagttcaagagcttgcgg TCTGGCACACAAGGTGCTCTTACTGGTGTAGGACTGTCAATCGGCTATCCTTTAGTGCTCAATGGATCGCCTACAGGGCTTATCGTTGTCTCATCAGCTCCAGGAGGTCCTGCTGACAAAGCTGGCATTGTATCTGGGGATATCATCTTGGCAATTGATGATGAAAGTACAGAAGACATGGATATATATGATGCTGCTGAGCGACTACA GGGAACTGAAGGAAGCTCAGTAAAATTAGTCATTCACAGTGGACCTGAGATTAAGGACGTGGTCCTGAG GCGTGAAAAAGTTACATTCAACCCGGTCAAGACAAGGCTGTGTGAGATTACAAGATCAGGAGCAGAGAAATCCAGGATTGGGTACATAAAACTGACATCCTTTAATCAAAATGCCTCGG TCAAGGATGCCATAGAAACTTTAAGAAGCAATGGTGTGAAAGCCTTTGTGTTGGATCTCCGAAACAATAG TGGTGGCCTTTTCCCAGAAGGAATCGAGATTGCAAAAATTTG GTTGGACAAAGGTGTTATTGTGTATATATGTGATAACCGTGGTGTTCGAGATATTTATGAGGCTGATGGAAGCAATACTGTTGCAGCATCTGAACCGTTAACTGTGCTG GTGAACAAAGGAACTGCAAGCGCAAGTGAAATATTAGCTGGAGCACTAAAGGACAATAGAAGGGCAGTATTATATGGGGAACCTACTTTTGGAAAAGG AAAAATACAGTCAGTTTTTGAGCTTTCTGATGGCTCTGGATTAGCTGTTACAGTGGCTCGGTATGAAACCCCTGCTCACACTAATATTGACAAG GTTGGCATCAAGCCAGACCACCCCCTTCCAACACCTTTTCCGACAGATGAAGAAGAATTTTGCAGCTGCCTCAAGGATCCTTCCTCTCCTTGCAATCTTAGTAGTTCCCAGCTATTTTCGAGATGA
- the LOC135678404 gene encoding carboxyl-terminal-processing peptidase 2, chloroplastic-like isoform X4 — MESNVASSSSSTFASRSLLLAVCGARMNISKKNANPHHHRHSFPVRNPPGCPLDLSGDLMRKSIKSYQDQRMYNDRAIGSEVLWRLKAHSVNVGNFAVPLQCAAFGSKRRTKFYKTIRGAGETLLSSSILQASWGHKKIHVWYVPSPFSFGNLVGVHAKIQTLISRKKEFKHNICIFFTRVVITAMLAISLSVTINKSPAWALTEENLLFLEAWRTVDRAYVDKSFNRQSWFRYRENALRNEPMNTREETYRAIKKMLSTLDDPFTRFLEPEKFKSLRSGTQGALTGVGLSIGYPLVLNGSPTGLIVVSSAPGGPADKAGIVSGDIILAIDDESTEDMDIYDAAERLQGTEGSSVKLVIHSGPEIKDVVLRREKVTFNPVKTRLCEITRSGAEKSRIGYIKLTSFNQNASVKDAIETLRSNGVKAFVLDLRNNRLDKGVIVYICDNRGVRDIYEADGSNTVAASEPLTVLVNKGTASASEILAGALKDNRRAVLYGEPTFGKGKIQSVFELSDGSGLAVTVARYETPAHTNIDKVGIKPDHPLPTPFPTDEEEFCSCLKDPSSPCNLSSSQLFSR, encoded by the exons ATGGAGTCCAACGtcgcttcctcctcttcttctacctTCGCCTCTCGTTCGCTTCTTCTCGCGGTCTGCGGCGCTCGGATGAATATCAGCAAGAAGAACGCTAACCCCCATCACCACCGTCATTCTTTCCCCGTCCGAAACCCTCCCGGTTGTCCCCTT GATTTATCAGGAGATTTGATGAGGAAATCCATCAAATCGTACCAAGATCAACGGATGTACAATGATCGTGCAATAGGGTCAGAG GTTCTGTGGAGACTTAAAGCCCATAGTGTCAATGTTGGCAATTTTGCTGTCCCACTTCAGTGTGCAGCCTTTGGCTCTAAGAGAAGAACAAAATTCTATAAAACCATAAGAGGTGCTGGTGAAACTTTGTTATCTAGCTCCATTCTACAGGCATCATGGGGACACAAGAAAATACATGTTTGGTATGTACCATCACCATTCAGCTTTGGCAATCTCGTGGGAGTCCATGCCAAGATTCAAACGCTAATAAGTCGGAAAAAGGAATTCAAGCACAATATCTGCATTTTTTTCACTCGCGTGGTCATCACTGCAATGCTTGCCATATCATTGTCGGTAACTATCAATAAGTCACCCGCAT GGGCACTTACTGAAGAAAATCTCCTTTTTCTTGAGGCATGGAGGACAGTGGATCGTGCATACGTAGATAAAAGCTTCAACAGGCAAAGTTGGTTTCGTTATCGGGAAAATGCACTTCGCAATGAACCAATGAACACACGGGAGGAAACAT ATAGGGCAATAAAGAAAATGCTTTCAACACTGGATGATCCTTTTACCCGCTTTCTGGAACCtgagaagttcaagagcttgcgg TCTGGCACACAAGGTGCTCTTACTGGTGTAGGACTGTCAATCGGCTATCCTTTAGTGCTCAATGGATCGCCTACAGGGCTTATCGTTGTCTCATCAGCTCCAGGAGGTCCTGCTGACAAAGCTGGCATTGTATCTGGGGATATCATCTTGGCAATTGATGATGAAAGTACAGAAGACATGGATATATATGATGCTGCTGAGCGACTACA GGGAACTGAAGGAAGCTCAGTAAAATTAGTCATTCACAGTGGACCTGAGATTAAGGACGTGGTCCTGAG GCGTGAAAAAGTTACATTCAACCCGGTCAAGACAAGGCTGTGTGAGATTACAAGATCAGGAGCAGAGAAATCCAGGATTGGGTACATAAAACTGACATCCTTTAATCAAAATGCCTCGG TCAAGGATGCCATAGAAACTTTAAGAAGCAATGGTGTGAAAGCCTTTGTGTTGGATCTCCGAAACAATAG GTTGGACAAAGGTGTTATTGTGTATATATGTGATAACCGTGGTGTTCGAGATATTTATGAGGCTGATGGAAGCAATACTGTTGCAGCATCTGAACCGTTAACTGTGCTG GTGAACAAAGGAACTGCAAGCGCAAGTGAAATATTAGCTGGAGCACTAAAGGACAATAGAAGGGCAGTATTATATGGGGAACCTACTTTTGGAAAAGG AAAAATACAGTCAGTTTTTGAGCTTTCTGATGGCTCTGGATTAGCTGTTACAGTGGCTCGGTATGAAACCCCTGCTCACACTAATATTGACAAG GTTGGCATCAAGCCAGACCACCCCCTTCCAACACCTTTTCCGACAGATGAAGAAGAATTTTGCAGCTGCCTCAAGGATCCTTCCTCTCCTTGCAATCTTAGTAGTTCCCAGCTATTTTCGAGATGA